A window of Mucilaginibacter paludis DSM 18603 contains these coding sequences:
- a CDS encoding carbohydrate kinase family protein — protein MNRNTFPPAICYGEILWDILPDGPQPGGAPLNVAYHLNKLGVKGSLASKVGNDSNGKKLESLLDRWGLSKDLLQQDDQYPTSEVLAKMNNGNEVSYEIVFPVAWDFIDDSKLISKQISPSTYFVFGSLASRNKVSKDTLFELLESDVIKVLDINLRPPFIGRELLSDLLKKADIVKFNQAELEMVQTYFRGSYWNEAEQIKFVQDQFNVREVIVTKGEFGASYYKESEAYHAAGREVKVKDTIGSGDAFLAAFIANHYTNEHPGTILRNAIAMGGFVATQKGGCPEYNLSQYTRFRDELFGNYIQ, from the coding sequence ATGAATAGAAATACTTTCCCTCCGGCAATTTGTTACGGTGAAATTCTTTGGGATATACTCCCGGACGGGCCCCAGCCGGGAGGTGCTCCGCTTAATGTTGCCTATCATTTAAATAAATTAGGTGTTAAAGGCAGCCTGGCCAGTAAGGTAGGTAATGACAGCAATGGAAAAAAACTTGAGAGCCTCCTTGATCGGTGGGGCTTGTCGAAAGACCTGTTACAGCAGGACGATCAATACCCCACAAGTGAGGTGCTGGCAAAAATGAACAATGGCAATGAGGTTTCCTATGAAATCGTTTTCCCGGTTGCCTGGGATTTTATCGATGACAGCAAATTGATCAGCAAACAAATCAGTCCTTCAACTTACTTTGTATTCGGTAGCCTGGCATCGCGCAATAAAGTTTCCAAAGATACCCTGTTCGAATTGTTGGAAAGTGATGTGATCAAAGTATTGGATATCAATTTACGACCGCCTTTTATTGGGCGTGAGCTATTGAGCGACTTGCTAAAAAAGGCCGACATCGTTAAGTTTAATCAGGCTGAGCTGGAAATGGTGCAGACCTATTTTCGTGGCTCCTACTGGAACGAGGCAGAACAGATCAAATTTGTTCAGGATCAATTCAATGTGCGTGAGGTCATTGTTACAAAAGGTGAATTTGGGGCCTCTTATTATAAAGAAAGCGAAGCCTATCATGCTGCAGGGCGCGAGGTGAAAGTTAAGGACACCATTGGCAGTGGCGATGCCTTTTTAGCAGCCTTTATTGCTAATCATTACACGAATGAACATCCGGGCACCATTTTAAGGAATGCGATAGCGATGGGAGGATTTGTCGCAACCCAAAAAGGAGGATGCCCGGAATATAACCTATCTCAATACACTCGTTTCCGTGACGAATTGTTTGGAAACTATATCCAATAA
- a CDS encoding sugar porter family MFS transporter — MRKHSVMAWSMVVALGGFLFGFDTAVISGAEKSIQQFWHLTVFQHGLTISIALIGTVIGSLFGARPSDAFGRKNTLYFVAAAYLFSSLGTAMADNWVIFLIFRLLGGLGVGISSVTAPIYISEVSPADRRGRLVGLFQFNVVLGILISYLSNYLISQGGEASWRWMLGIQAFPSLLFFVLIRFIPESPRWLILKKGETAKALEILRVINPLNCDEELISIQKSDLRGEDKKADNLFSGQYKTPVLLAIFFAFFNQVSGINAVIYFAPRIFEMAGLGAHSSLLSTVGIGLINFVFTLLGINIIVIDKVGRRILMKVGSVGLICSLFLVAYTFYTGNFNGFAIPLYMMIFIAFFAFSQGAVIWVFISEIFPNQVRAKGQTLGSSTHWVMAAIIAFSFPYLAEKLGGAVTFSFFGTMMICQLIFVWKFMPETKGKSLEQIENKLVVMH; from the coding sequence ATGAGAAAACACTCCGTCATGGCCTGGTCCATGGTCGTAGCCCTTGGTGGCTTTTTATTTGGATTTGATACCGCTGTAATATCAGGAGCCGAAAAATCCATTCAACAATTTTGGCATTTAACCGTATTTCAGCACGGGCTGACCATTTCAATCGCTTTAATAGGTACAGTGATCGGATCGCTCTTCGGCGCTCGTCCTTCTGATGCTTTCGGAAGGAAAAATACGCTGTATTTTGTGGCTGCAGCTTACCTATTTTCTTCGCTTGGTACAGCAATGGCGGATAATTGGGTAATCTTTTTGATTTTTAGATTGCTGGGTGGTCTCGGCGTAGGGATCTCATCGGTAACTGCTCCGATATACATATCCGAAGTTTCCCCTGCCGATCGGCGTGGCAGGTTGGTTGGCTTATTTCAATTTAACGTGGTACTGGGGATCCTGATTTCCTACTTGTCAAATTACCTGATCAGTCAGGGAGGGGAAGCTTCCTGGAGATGGATGCTCGGCATACAAGCTTTTCCTTCCTTGTTGTTTTTCGTGTTGATCCGTTTCATTCCCGAAAGTCCGAGATGGCTGATCTTGAAAAAAGGCGAAACTGCTAAAGCCCTCGAAATATTACGCGTTATAAACCCGCTGAACTGTGATGAAGAGTTGATTTCGATACAAAAATCAGATTTAAGGGGGGAGGATAAAAAAGCCGATAATTTGTTTTCGGGGCAATATAAAACACCGGTTCTCTTAGCGATATTCTTTGCTTTTTTTAACCAGGTTTCAGGTATCAATGCTGTTATTTATTTTGCTCCCCGCATTTTTGAAATGGCCGGCCTCGGTGCACATTCCTCGCTGCTCTCTACCGTTGGTATAGGGTTGATCAATTTCGTTTTTACTTTACTCGGCATCAATATAATAGTAATAGATAAAGTGGGTAGGCGGATATTAATGAAGGTGGGATCGGTAGGCCTGATCTGTTCTTTATTCCTGGTGGCTTATACATTTTATACCGGAAATTTTAATGGCTTTGCTATACCGCTCTACATGATGATTTTTATAGCCTTCTTTGCCTTTTCGCAGGGAGCCGTTATTTGGGTATTTATATCAGAAATATTTCCAAACCAGGTTCGGGCAAAGGGACAAACCCTCGGAAGTTCTACCCATTGGGTGATGGCTGCTATTATTGCCTTTAGCTTTCCTTACCTGGCCGAAAAGTTGGGCGGCGCTGTAACCTTTTCCTTTTTTGGAACAATGATGATCTGCCAACTCATATTCGTTTGGAAGTTTATGCCGGAAACTAAAGGTAAGTCGCTCGAGCAGATCGAAAACAAGCTGGTGGTTATGCACTAA
- a CDS encoding RagB/SusD family nutrient uptake outer membrane protein, with amino-acid sequence MKTKILMALAVACILLNSCKKDLDQTPQGQIASEQLNTPANVDDMVISAYSALGNDYWAAPYSDMWAYGSIRSGGAYKGGDGTGDVSDFHAYETFSLNRVDLGTSDVTWYRLYVGLNRVNDALGRINNMALTDYPNKVARQAEMRFLRGHFYFLLKILYKRIPYIDENIPKPGYDTVSNRSYSSDQLWTKIVNDFAFAAGNLPATQTDQGRATKFAAEVYEAKALLYQAYTQDDNNNVTGIDKTKLTLVNSLCDDVINSGNYGLLSDFGYNFLTQYENGKESVFAIQYSINDGTPQGRVDNGHSLNYPMVSQYGCCGFHVPSHNLINAFQTDNNGLPLFTTFNNNDVETSANYFAGSFDPRMDHTAAIPGHPYKYKQNFIYQTSWARAPQVYGPLLSMKETVPYDDPSFKKFPPFMSSSKNWAIIRYADVLLMKAEALIELGRETEALPLVNLVRQRAANSTGMLKQTGGGATSNYKISTYQPGLNCTWTNDYARQALRFERRMEFAMEGYRFFDLVRWGIAADYLNAYFNAEKPRVGHLSDAVFKKNRDEYLPIPQNQINFSKGLYKQNSGW; translated from the coding sequence ATGAAAACAAAAATATTAATGGCATTAGCAGTAGCCTGTATACTACTCAATTCCTGTAAAAAAGATCTCGATCAAACTCCTCAGGGCCAGATCGCCAGTGAACAATTGAATACACCTGCCAATGTTGACGACATGGTAATTTCTGCCTATTCAGCCTTGGGTAATGATTATTGGGCGGCACCCTACAGCGATATGTGGGCTTACGGCAGCATCCGCAGCGGCGGTGCCTACAAGGGCGGAGACGGTACCGGAGATGTATCCGATTTCCATGCTTATGAAACCTTTTCTCTCAACCGGGTAGATCTCGGTACATCAGATGTTACATGGTACCGCCTGTATGTTGGATTGAACCGTGTAAACGATGCGCTTGGCAGGATAAACAACATGGCATTGACCGACTACCCGAACAAGGTTGCAAGGCAGGCCGAAATGCGTTTCCTTCGCGGGCATTTTTATTTCCTTTTAAAAATACTGTATAAGCGGATTCCTTATATTGACGAAAATATCCCGAAGCCTGGTTATGACACGGTGAGCAACCGAAGCTACAGCAGTGATCAGTTATGGACGAAAATTGTTAATGACTTTGCTTTTGCGGCCGGTAACCTACCTGCCACGCAAACCGACCAGGGGAGGGCTACCAAATTTGCTGCAGAAGTCTATGAGGCAAAAGCGCTGCTTTACCAGGCTTATACACAGGATGACAATAATAACGTTACCGGGATAGATAAAACAAAATTAACATTGGTTAATAGTCTTTGTGATGATGTGATCAACTCCGGAAATTATGGTTTGCTGTCAGATTTTGGATATAATTTCTTAACACAATACGAAAACGGGAAGGAATCGGTATTTGCCATCCAGTATTCCATCAATGACGGAACGCCCCAGGGAAGGGTTGATAACGGGCATTCGCTCAATTACCCGATGGTTTCCCAGTATGGTTGCTGTGGTTTTCATGTTCCGAGCCATAACCTGATCAATGCCTTTCAAACAGATAATAATGGTTTGCCCTTGTTTACAACTTTTAATAACAACGATGTAGAAACTTCGGCCAATTATTTTGCCGGCAGCTTTGATCCGCGAATGGATCACACGGCCGCCATACCGGGGCATCCCTATAAATATAAACAGAATTTTATTTATCAAACATCCTGGGCGCGCGCGCCGCAGGTGTATGGCCCTTTGTTGAGCATGAAGGAAACTGTTCCTTATGATGATCCTTCATTTAAAAAATTCCCTCCATTTATGTCAAGTTCCAAAAACTGGGCAATCATCCGCTACGCTGATGTATTGTTGATGAAGGCGGAAGCACTTATTGAATTGGGACGAGAAACAGAAGCACTTCCATTGGTGAACTTGGTGCGTCAGCGTGCTGCTAACAGCACGGGTATGTTAAAACAGACCGGCGGCGGAGCTACTTCAAATTATAAAATCAGTACTTATCAACCTGGCCTTAACTGTACCTGGACGAATGACTACGCCCGTCAGGCCCTGCGCTTTGAACGACGGATGGAGTTTGCCATGGAAGGTTACCGGTTCTTCGACCTGGTGCGCTGGGGTATAGCCGCTGACTACCTAAACGCTTATTTCAATGCTGAAAAGCCAAGGGTAGGTCATTTATCGGATGCCGTATTCAAGAAAAATAGAGATGAATACTTGCCAATTCCCCAAAATCAGATCAATTTCAGCAAGGGGCTATACAAACAAAATTCAGGGTGGTAA
- a CDS encoding substrate-binding domain-containing protein — MACVLLAAVLFFTAGCSHHTEDKEYVIGFSQCIGSDLWRKTMLDEVKMELSLHPGGRLIYADADGNSKVQIKQVRKMLDDKIDILIISPNEAQPLTSVVEEAYNKGIPVIVIDRKTSSDLYTAYVGADNYQIGRMAGQYLASSLKGKGNLIEIMGLPGSSPTIERHRGFNDAIKKFPGIHIIGQAYGDWLKENAESGLKKIAPVLHQTNAVFAHNDVMASGAREVIEKLHFDPNIKVVGIDALPGNGGGLQMVASGKLNASMVYPTGGKEAIVTAFNILNKHSFSKENILQSLVIDSSNVQLMKLQWNKVSSQQADIERQQALLKEQKEVYDNQQLVLNVTVITLVLAVVFGGLAFYSLLENRKINKSLEHKNLEILKQRNQLIEMSAKAEVATEAKLNFFTNISHEFRTPLTLILSPLEDLIQQEKIKTIAGKNLKLIHKNVYRLLRLVNQLIEYRKIEYEKLQISASPNNLYEFVKDVIDSFRHNASKRNIDLRLISEEQQIEAWFDENMLDKVLFNLLSNALKFTNDNGRIHIRLEQNSDRIFISVQDNGIGISEEEARHVFDHFYQADTNSTKGSGLGLSLSKELMLLHHGDIEVNSKKWQGTTFRVTLLKGKNHFRPEEIRRKERTEEELYERARVYTADLDEPADIKPVDAFGAIKEHTLLIVEDNSDLLRYLHDKFSDSVEVVTSSNGTEGLGAAYEQVPDLIISDVVLPGMSGRELAQKLKSDIRTSHIPIILLTAKGSVEQQITGMESMADAYMVKPFNFDYLMASVKNLIGNRVLLKSHYTSDISITGKLPVSKSLDKKFVNDFAGIVEQNLANENFSVDDICKAIGVSRVQVYRKVKALLGCSITDYILNRRLKKAKYILINENYSISEITYMVGFSTPNYFATVFKAKYGCTPSEFKRNQAC, encoded by the coding sequence ATGGCATGTGTCTTATTAGCAGCTGTATTATTTTTTACAGCAGGTTGCAGCCATCACACGGAAGATAAAGAATACGTTATTGGATTTTCACAATGCATCGGCTCCGACCTGTGGCGCAAAACCATGCTTGACGAAGTTAAAATGGAATTGTCGCTTCACCCCGGCGGCCGGTTGATTTATGCGGACGCCGATGGCAACAGTAAAGTTCAGATCAAACAGGTTAGAAAGATGTTGGATGATAAAATTGATATCTTGATTATATCACCAAACGAGGCTCAACCGTTAACATCGGTTGTTGAGGAGGCGTACAATAAAGGAATTCCGGTGATTGTGATCGATCGCAAAACGTCATCAGACTTATATACAGCCTACGTAGGAGCCGACAATTATCAAATTGGGCGAATGGCAGGCCAATATCTGGCATCAAGTTTAAAAGGTAAAGGTAATTTAATTGAAATAATGGGTCTCCCCGGCTCTTCACCTACTATTGAACGTCATCGGGGCTTTAATGATGCAATCAAAAAATTTCCGGGAATCCATATTATTGGACAGGCATACGGCGACTGGTTAAAGGAAAATGCAGAGTCGGGCTTAAAGAAAATTGCTCCTGTATTGCATCAAACAAATGCAGTTTTTGCACATAATGATGTGATGGCCTCCGGGGCAAGAGAAGTTATCGAAAAACTTCATTTTGACCCCAATATTAAGGTGGTGGGCATTGATGCTTTGCCGGGGAATGGCGGAGGACTGCAGATGGTTGCATCGGGCAAGTTAAACGCGAGCATGGTTTATCCCACAGGTGGCAAAGAAGCTATTGTTACGGCATTTAATATTCTGAACAAACATTCTTTCTCAAAAGAAAATATACTCCAGTCCCTGGTCATCGATTCTTCAAATGTTCAGCTGATGAAACTGCAATGGAATAAGGTTAGCAGCCAGCAAGCGGACATAGAACGGCAACAGGCCCTTTTAAAGGAACAAAAAGAGGTGTACGATAATCAGCAGTTGGTACTTAACGTAACCGTGATAACGCTTGTACTCGCCGTGGTTTTTGGAGGGCTTGCTTTTTATTCGTTGCTCGAAAACAGGAAGATCAATAAAAGCCTGGAGCATAAAAACCTTGAGATATTGAAACAGCGTAACCAGTTGATCGAAATGTCGGCCAAGGCTGAGGTAGCCACAGAAGCTAAACTTAATTTCTTCACCAATATATCGCATGAATTTCGTACGCCGCTCACGCTAATCCTTTCCCCGCTGGAAGATCTGATCCAACAGGAAAAAATAAAAACAATTGCCGGAAAAAACCTTAAACTGATCCATAAAAATGTTTACCGTTTATTGCGATTGGTAAATCAGCTGATAGAGTATCGAAAAATTGAATATGAAAAGTTACAGATCAGCGCTTCGCCTAATAACCTTTACGAGTTTGTTAAAGATGTTATCGATAGCTTTAGGCACAATGCATCCAAGCGAAACATCGATCTTCGTTTAATTAGCGAGGAACAACAGATCGAGGCTTGGTTTGATGAGAATATGCTTGATAAAGTACTCTTTAATCTACTTTCCAATGCCTTGAAATTCACGAACGATAATGGCCGGATACACATCCGTTTAGAACAAAACAGTGATCGAATATTCATATCAGTACAAGATAATGGCATAGGTATTTCCGAAGAGGAAGCCAGGCATGTTTTTGATCATTTTTACCAGGCGGACACCAACTCAACCAAAGGTTCTGGTTTAGGCTTATCCTTATCGAAGGAACTGATGTTACTACACCACGGTGACATTGAAGTGAACAGCAAAAAATGGCAGGGGACAACTTTTAGGGTGACTTTATTGAAGGGGAAGAATCATTTTCGCCCTGAGGAGATCAGGCGGAAAGAACGTACCGAAGAAGAACTTTACGAACGGGCAAGAGTATATACAGCTGATTTGGATGAACCGGCGGACATCAAACCTGTAGATGCCTTCGGGGCCATCAAAGAACACACGCTGTTGATTGTTGAAGACAATAGCGATCTATTACGCTATTTACACGATAAATTTTCCGACTCGGTCGAGGTGGTCACCTCATCAAACGGAACCGAGGGCCTGGGTGCCGCCTATGAACAGGTTCCGGACCTGATTATCTCTGACGTGGTGCTACCTGGAATGTCTGGTAGGGAACTTGCACAGAAATTGAAATCAGATATCCGTACCTCTCATATACCGATTATCCTTTTAACCGCTAAAGGCAGCGTGGAACAACAAATTACCGGTATGGAAAGTATGGCCGATGCGTATATGGTTAAACCTTTTAATTTTGATTACCTGATGGCATCAGTAAAAAATCTGATCGGAAACCGCGTATTGTTGAAGTCGCATTATACCAGTGACATCAGTATCACGGGTAAACTGCCCGTTTCAAAATCCCTGGATAAGAAATTTGTTAATGATTTTGCAGGAATTGTTGAGCAAAACCTTGCTAACGAGAATTTTAGCGTAGATGATATCTGTAAAGCAATAGGTGTATCACGTGTACAAGTATACCGCAAAGTTAAGGCACTATTAGGATGCAGTATCACTGATTATATTTTGAACCGGAGGCTTAAAAAAGCCAAATATATTTTGATCAACGAGAATTATTCCATCTCTGAAATTACCTACATGGTTGGTTTTTCTACGCCGAATTATTTCGCAACGGTGTTTAAGGCAAAATATGGCTGTACGCCGAGCGAGTTCAAACGGAATCAGGCGTGCTAA
- a CDS encoding SusC/RagA family TonB-linked outer membrane protein, with the protein MRKLILSFCLFYAAIGLSYGQIKNLKGRVTDQGGESLEAVSVVVLETQKATLTDVKGNFSIQASVGQHLRFSYLGARQETYLISSTTTEINIKLTVAANNLNEVVVTGYSQERKKDLTGAVAVVNVKDIQDIPAGNAMKALQGRVAGVTISTDGSPAGNVSIRIRGIGTLNNNDPLYVIDGVPTTRGLQEINQADIESIQVLKDAASASIYGSRAASGVIIVTTKKGKAGVSKIDFSATSSLEFYASKLKVLNTQQRGEAYWRAAVNDGSSPNNNATYQYDWNGNYNNPVLNKVLLPEYLDAIHTLRPADTHWFDEISRNSLLQSYNLSVSNGTEKGNSLFSLSYYDNQGIIKESRDQKITARFNSDYNFFNNRLKIGENFTATYMRDVLLPVGDITSLALIDEPATPIYDINGGWGGPSNGMADRQNPLRLIEDNKQNKNNFGKLFGSAFADLAILKNLHFKTEYGVDAAVNYARTIRKSYVSGFLNDLSNLVNTSASYDGSLIWHNTLTYNLAYKKHKFDFLLGHEQISVINQNMSGSRQGYAIEDYNYAYLGAGTTNVLNGGGGTGNALLSYFAKANYAYNDRYLAAFTLRRDGSSRFGTNNRYGYFPSASFGWRISDEPFFKNKVPAVSNLKLRYSWGQTGNQSSPDYAASTLYAPIYGTILTGLFDGGTAYDITGAGTGQLPSGYVQTQRGNANLKWETATQNNFGLDFGLFNDKLSGSVEYFIKNTTDILITPIYLAVLGEGGNQTANGASVKNTGIEAVLNYNNQLGRDWSIDLSGNISSYRNTVTSLPPEVLTSYPGNGTTKTILGRSVNSIFGYVADGLFTTQAEVDNSAAQPGKGLGRIRYKDLNGDGVINNSDQDYIGNFDPNFSYGLNASIRYKAFDFTFLLQGVQGNDVYNTYKVLTDFTSLQPGANWGSRVLQAWTPQNPNSTIPALTTVDRNNEGRGSTYFVENGSYLKLRNVQLGYDLKKGIKNLKVSNARIFIQANNLLTIKSKSYTATDPENPTNSFPIPIVTSIGVNVTF; encoded by the coding sequence ATGAGAAAATTAATACTATCATTCTGCCTTTTTTACGCCGCTATAGGCCTAAGTTACGGGCAGATCAAAAACCTCAAGGGGAGGGTAACCGATCAGGGCGGAGAGTCGCTCGAAGCAGTAAGTGTAGTGGTACTGGAAACACAAAAAGCTACGCTGACCGACGTAAAGGGAAATTTTTCAATTCAGGCGTCGGTAGGGCAGCATCTGAGATTCAGCTACCTGGGTGCCCGGCAGGAAACCTATCTGATCAGTTCCACAACAACTGAAATCAATATCAAATTAACTGTGGCCGCAAATAACCTTAACGAAGTTGTTGTGACCGGTTACTCCCAGGAACGAAAGAAGGACCTTACCGGGGCTGTAGCAGTAGTGAATGTGAAAGACATCCAGGATATACCTGCCGGTAATGCCATGAAGGCGCTGCAAGGACGAGTGGCAGGAGTAACCATTTCCACCGATGGGTCGCCTGCCGGTAATGTTTCCATCAGGATACGTGGTATCGGAACATTAAACAACAATGATCCGCTTTATGTGATCGACGGCGTCCCTACAACCCGTGGACTTCAGGAAATTAACCAAGCCGACATCGAGTCCATCCAGGTATTGAAAGATGCAGCTTCCGCATCTATCTACGGTTCGCGGGCTGCAAGCGGAGTAATTATTGTGACAACAAAAAAGGGGAAAGCCGGAGTTAGTAAAATTGACTTTTCGGCAACATCTTCCCTTGAATTTTATGCCAGTAAATTAAAGGTATTAAACACGCAACAACGCGGAGAAGCCTACTGGCGCGCTGCCGTTAATGACGGTTCAAGTCCCAATAATAATGCTACCTACCAATATGACTGGAACGGCAACTATAATAATCCGGTACTGAATAAAGTTTTATTGCCGGAATACCTTGATGCCATCCATACATTGAGACCTGCCGATACGCATTGGTTCGATGAGATTTCCAGAAATTCGTTGCTGCAATCCTATAACCTTTCTGTTTCTAACGGAACTGAAAAAGGCAATTCGTTGTTCTCATTAAGTTATTATGACAATCAAGGGATCATCAAAGAATCACGAGATCAAAAAATTACCGCACGATTCAACTCCGACTACAACTTTTTTAATAATCGTTTAAAAATAGGAGAGAATTTTACGGCCACCTATATGAGAGATGTGTTATTGCCGGTTGGCGATATCACAAGCTTAGCGCTGATTGACGAGCCGGCAACTCCGATATACGATATTAATGGCGGTTGGGGCGGCCCCTCGAACGGAATGGCCGATAGGCAAAATCCGTTGCGCCTTATTGAAGATAACAAGCAAAATAAAAACAATTTTGGCAAGTTGTTCGGCAGTGCGTTTGCAGACCTGGCAATTTTAAAAAACTTACATTTTAAAACTGAGTACGGTGTGGATGCGGCGGTTAATTATGCCCGAACGATCCGTAAATCTTACGTTTCAGGGTTTTTGAATGACCTTTCTAATCTTGTAAACACAAGCGCCTCTTATGATGGCAGCCTGATCTGGCATAATACACTGACGTACAATTTGGCTTACAAAAAACACAAATTTGATTTTTTACTGGGTCATGAACAGATCAGCGTCATCAATCAAAATATGTCTGGCAGCCGTCAGGGTTATGCCATTGAAGATTATAACTATGCCTATCTCGGTGCCGGAACAACTAATGTGCTGAATGGTGGGGGAGGAACGGGCAATGCGTTGTTATCGTATTTCGCGAAAGCAAATTATGCCTATAACGACCGCTACCTGGCCGCATTCACATTACGTCGGGACGGATCATCTCGATTTGGCACGAATAACAGATATGGATATTTTCCTTCCGCGTCGTTCGGCTGGCGTATAAGCGATGAACCTTTTTTTAAGAATAAGGTTCCCGCTGTGTCCAATTTAAAATTGCGCTACAGCTGGGGGCAGACCGGAAATCAGTCTAGTCCCGATTATGCCGCCAGTACCTTGTATGCCCCTATTTACGGAACTATTCTCACTGGCCTATTTGATGGTGGAACAGCCTATGATATCACAGGTGCAGGTACCGGTCAGCTTCCATCAGGGTACGTGCAAACCCAACGAGGGAATGCAAACCTCAAATGGGAAACGGCAACTCAAAATAATTTTGGATTAGATTTTGGCCTTTTCAATGACAAGCTATCTGGATCGGTAGAATATTTTATTAAAAACACCACAGATATCCTGATCACTCCGATTTACCTTGCCGTTTTGGGTGAAGGCGGCAACCAAACAGCGAATGGTGCTTCTGTAAAAAATACAGGTATTGAAGCAGTATTAAATTATAATAACCAACTGGGACGGGATTGGTCGATAGATTTATCGGGAAACATATCTTCTTACCGAAATACAGTGACCAGCCTTCCTCCGGAAGTATTGACCTCGTACCCTGGCAACGGGACTACCAAGACAATTCTTGGCCGATCTGTAAATTCAATTTTTGGCTACGTGGCCGACGGATTGTTTACTACTCAGGCCGAAGTTGATAACTCTGCTGCGCAACCGGGTAAAGGCTTGGGAAGGATAAGATATAAAGATCTTAACGGTGACGGCGTTATTAACAATAGTGATCAGGACTATATCGGTAATTTCGATCCGAATTTTAGCTACGGATTAAATGCTTCTATTCGTTACAAGGCGTTTGATTTCACATTCCTTCTGCAAGGTGTTCAGGGTAACGATGTTTACAATACCTATAAGGTATTAACGGATTTTACATCGCTGCAGCCTGGGGCCAACTGGGGAAGCCGCGTATTACAGGCATGGACACCACAAAATCCTAACTCAACGATTCCAGCATTAACAACTGTTGACCGTAACAACGAAGGTCGCGGATCTACCTATTTTGTTGAAAATGGCTCTTACCTGAAATTAAGGAATGTTCAATTAGGATATGATCTTAAAAAAGGGATAAAAAATTTGAAGGTTAGCAATGCGCGCATTTTTATTCAGGCGAATAACTTGTTAACCATAAAAAGTAAGTCGTATACGGCTACTGATCCGGAAAATCCAACCAATAGTTTTCCAATACCTATCGTTACCTCAATCGGTGTAAACGTAACTTTTTAA